In Chitinivibrionales bacterium, the genomic window CTCTTCAAGCAACCGGAGATGCTCATCGAGCATGGACTTTTTTGGAAAAGAGACGCCGTAAATCCGCTGTAGCATCTTGTTGTTTTCATCACCTCGCCAGTAGGCTCCGGCAACACTGAGAAGCTTTATCGCTTTGACATACCCGGTGTTGGGAATGTGCGGGCCACGGCATAAATCCTGCCATCCGTTCTGGCGGTACAGCGATGGATTCCCCTCGAGGTCGTTGACCAACTCGATTTTATAGGGCTCATCCTTTTCTTTGAAATAGGAAACAGCCTCTTCCTTTGACACCTCGTGTCGGTCGATCGGAAGCTTCCCCTTGACTATTTCGTAGCATTTCTTTTCGATCTTCTCCAGGTCTTCAGTCGAAAACGGTCTGTCCACATCAAAATCGTAATAGAATCCGCTCTCTATTGCCGGGCCGATCGCAATTTTCGCCGATGGAAACAGTTCCTGCACCGCCTGGGCCAGGATATGAGATGAGGAATGCCAGAATATCGATTTCCCCTTCTCGGAATTGAACGTAATGATGGAAACCGAATCGTGATCGTGGAGAGGGGCGGTAATATCCCGGAATTCACCATTGATTTCGGCTGCCAGCGCGTCTTTGGCAAGACGAGGGCTTATGCTCTCGGCAAGATCCCGGGCAGACGCCCCTTCCGAGAGTTCCTTTGCGCTTCCATCGGGCAGTCGAATATTCATTATATGCCTTCAATCAGTAACAGTTGCGTTGTTGTATATGATAAATACAATAATGATATGGATGAAAGAAAAAATGGGCGATACTGGACTTGAACCAGTGACCTCTTGCATGTCAAGCAAGCACTCTAACCACCTGAGCTAATCGCCCGAATTTTTACTCTACGCTGTATCAGCGAAGACCCGATACCAGGTATACCAATAGCATCGCACTCTGCAAAACAGAATGTTGAATCTCTCAAAAATACCACAAACTGGGGGGATTTGTCAATATTTATCTGGAGTAAGTATCAAATTCCTTCAATTCTGCATTATAGATGTACCGTTGAGAGCCCGTTTTTATTGTCTGAGGCCATTTTTATTCTATCGGTGACCCGCTATTCTCCGCTCAAACCATCCAAACCCGAAGATCCCCGAAAGCACATTGGCAAAAGCCGCACCGGCAAAAAGACCGGGCAGTCCAAACAGCGTACTTCCAGCCCAGGCCAGCGGCACATAGAGCACAAACATACGGATAAAGGCAAGCGCCGTGGCTGTCCAGGGGAGGTGCAAACCATTGAAAGCAGCACTTGCCAAAAGGGCCGTGCCCTGAAATCCGTAGCTCGCCGCCATGATTTTCAGGTACCGCACCGCAACGGTTACAACATCGGGAGTATCATTAAATACCGCCGCAAGCGGCCCGGCAAAGAAAATAAAAACACCAAAGGCAATGATACTCCATCCCAGCGAAAAGAGGGTGGCATAACGCATACCCTGTCTGATACGCCTGAATTTTTGTGCACCCGCATTCTGGCCTGCAAAGGGAGTGAGGACAAAGGCGATTGCCATGATAAAAATCAGGGCAAATGTCTCCAGGCGTGTCGCCACACCGAATCCGGCAACGGCTAATACCCCATGGGCTGCTACAAGGCGGGTAATGATACCCATGGAGAGAGGCCGCATTACGTTGGTCATACCCGCAGGAATACCGATATACAGAATTTTGCCCCAGGACCGGACTGTCTGAACAATACTGCTGCCGCTGAAAGAAAAGAGCTTTTCTCTGTGGGCAACAATCCATATGCCGAATAACATGGATGATGATCTTGCCAGCACCGTCGCGATTGCCGCACCGGTAATGCCGAGTTCGGGAAAGGGGCCCAGGCCGAATATCAGTGCAGGATCGAGAGCTATGTTGGCGCAAACCGATGCTACCATGAGAATGCCGGGGGTACGGGCGTCACCCCCCGCCTGAATGACCTGCATTGAAGTCATCGACACGATTACAAAGGGGTATCCTGCATACCAGATAGTCATATACTCCCGGATCATGGGCAGAATGTCGCTTTTGGCACCGAGCAGAAGAAACAGCGGGTCGATTGTCAACAGGCCCGCAACCATTATCACTATCGCCGCAATAACAGTGAGTAGATGGGAATCGGTGGTAAGACGAGCGGCCAGTGAACGGTCCTTCGCCCCCAGAGCCCGGGAAACCGTTACCGATGTTCCGATACCGATACCCATGGAAATGCTGCCGGTAAAGAGCACGACCGGAAAGGTAAAGCTGAGCGCGGCAAGGGGCAATGCTCCCAGGCGGCCGACAAAAAAAGTGTCGGTTAAATTGAAGATAACGATACCCAGCGCCACCGCTATCATCGGTAAAGAAAGACGCAGCAATACGGCCGGAACATGACCCTCGGTAAGTGAAGCTTGTTTGCGGTGACTCAATAATATCCTTGATTCAACGATGTACCCAGATTTCTTTTTCTTCCCGGAGAAAGTCATCAAAGCCGACCGGTTTTCTTCCGAGATAATCGGCAACCTTTGTAGTGCCGTGAAACTCGGCCGCACCGAACCGGGTGGGCATATAGATTCCGACCATAATCAGCGCAAATTTAAAGGGTGTGCCGTGGCGAAGGCGGTACAGAATAAACGCAATCACCGGCGGACTCCGGTAGGTAATTTTCCTGTTCAACACCTGTGACAACTTTTTTGCAACTTCATTATAGGTCAAAGTGTCTTCCCCGGCAACATCGAGGCTTTCATCTTTTATTTCACCACAGAGCGCTTTGATGCCGATTCCGGCGATGTCCCGTGCATGAATGAAAGTCGTTTTTCCCTTGCCGCAGGGAGCGACAAGCTCGTTACGCTCCCGGATCTCACGGGCATGGGTCGTGGAAAGGTTCTGCATGAAAAAACCTGCCCGCAAAAAAGTATGTGCAAGACCTCTCCGAAGGATCTCTTTCTCGATTGCAAAGTGGGGAACAAAGGGCAGCTTTTCCACCCCGAGGATGCTCAGAAAGACAATTTTTTCCACTCCGTATTCTTTGCAGGCCCGTAAAAAAGGAGCGATACTCTTTTGTATGTTTGACACCTGAGGAGGACGAACCAGAAAAACCGCGGTAACTCCCCTGCATGCTTCGTAGCTTGCATGATCTTCAAAGTCAAGATAGCGATATTCTGCGTGCTTGTAGTTCCGCCACCTGTTCTTTCTTCCCGCTGCAATGCAGTGTATGCCTTTCCGCTCACAAATGCTCACCATCTCGCTGCCGACATTTCCCGATGCTCCGGTTACAAGTATCATGATGTATCCTCAGTAGCTG contains:
- a CDS encoding TGS domain-containing protein, producing MNIRLPDGSAKELSEGASARDLAESISPRLAKDALAAEINGEFRDITAPLHDHDSVSIITFNSEKGKSIFWHSSSHILAQAVQELFPSAKIAIGPAIESGFYYDFDVDRPFSTEDLEKIEKKCYEIVKGKLPIDRHEVSKEEAVSYFKEKDEPYKIELVNDLEGNPSLYRQNGWQDLCRGPHIPNTGYVKAIKLLSVAGAYWRGDENNKMLQRIYGVSFPKKSMLDEHLRLLEE
- a CDS encoding MATE family efflux transporter; this encodes MTFSGKKKKSGYIVESRILLSHRKQASLTEGHVPAVLLRLSLPMIAVALGIVIFNLTDTFFVGRLGALPLAALSFTFPVVLFTGSISMGIGIGTSVTVSRALGAKDRSLAARLTTDSHLLTVIAAIVIMVAGLLTIDPLFLLLGAKSDILPMIREYMTIWYAGYPFVIVSMTSMQVIQAGGDARTPGILMVASVCANIALDPALIFGLGPFPELGITGAAIATVLARSSSMLFGIWIVAHREKLFSFSGSSIVQTVRSWGKILYIGIPAGMTNVMRPLSMGIITRLVAAHGVLAVAGFGVATRLETFALIFIMAIAFVLTPFAGQNAGAQKFRRIRQGMRYATLFSLGWSIIAFGVFIFFAGPLAAVFNDTPDVVTVAVRYLKIMAASYGFQGTALLASAAFNGLHLPWTATALAFIRMFVLYVPLAWAGSTLFGLPGLFAGAAFANVLSGIFGFGWFERRIAGHR
- a CDS encoding NAD(P)H-binding protein — encoded protein: MILVTGASGNVGSEMVSICERKGIHCIAAGRKNRWRNYKHAEYRYLDFEDHASYEACRGVTAVFLVRPPQVSNIQKSIAPFLRACKEYGVEKIVFLSILGVEKLPFVPHFAIEKEILRRGLAHTFLRAGFFMQNLSTTHAREIRERNELVAPCGKGKTTFIHARDIAGIGIKALCGEIKDESLDVAGEDTLTYNEVAKKLSQVLNRKITYRSPPVIAFILYRLRHGTPFKFALIMVGIYMPTRFGAAEFHGTTKVADYLGRKPVGFDDFLREEKEIWVHR